ACTTCCAATAAGCCGCCGGCAGACGGGTGGAATAACGACCCCGCTATCCGCTGACAGCGGCAAGCGCAGACTCTATCCTGTGCAACCCTGCGATTCCACCGGAGATGCCCTGTGCCACCCTTGACCGCCCGCGAGGTTTACCAGCAGTTGCGCGACGCCGCGCTGGAACTCCGGCCGCTATCGCGCCTCGCCAGACAACCCGAGCCCGGCCACGTGCACGTCGATATCGAAGGCTGGCGCCTGAGCCTCGGTGTCGACGGCGCCCGTCTGCTGCATTGCCAACGTTGCCTGGCCCCGGACGGCCGCGAGGGTGAACTCGACCGCTGGCAACGTTACGGCACCGACCCGGTCAGTTTGCTCAGCACCTGGGAGTTAGCGCAGATCGAGCGCTTGCTGTGCCTTCAGCGCCAGCCTTAGAGATCAACGATCACCGTCCCGGCAATGCTCTCGGCGAATTCGACTCCGAACAGCGTGACGCCGCTCAGCGCTTGCGCCGTTTGAGCGTCGGCCGTGAAGGTGCGATAAGGCACGCTCAGCTGCCGGGCAAGCGCAGCCACCCTTGTCGCGTCACGTCCAGCGACTTCGAAGTCCAGCCCGGCGGCCTTCGCCTGTGCCGCGACCATTCGGCCGGTGTACCCGGTTGCGCCATAAATCAGAAGTTTGCTCATTGTCGGTGCTGCCAGTTTTTATAGACGAATTCGAGGCTGTAGCCATCCGGGTCCAGGACGTTAGCCGCGTAATAATTCGGGTCGTAATGCAACCGTGCGCCGGGAGCGCCGTTATCGGTAGCGCCTGCTTTCATCGCAGCGGCATAGGCCGCATCGACCTCGCCCCTGCTGTTCGCAACGAACCCGACATGCGCAGCCCGCCCCTCCACCACCCCTTCACGCAGCCAGAAAAACACCCGGCCTTGCGCACCGAAACCCTTGAGATCCGGGTGGCCCGGCGGGCCATCCTTGCCGTCGAAATCGAGCGAGTGAGTGATGCCGAGCGGTGTGAGCGCCGCGGTATAGAAATTGACGGAGCGTTGGGTGTCGCTGACTGAGATAAACACATGATCAAGCATGGAATGCGCCTCGCTGGTTCAGATGATGTAACCGCCGGAAACCTCAATGGATTGCGCGTTGATCCAGGCACTTTCTTCGGACAGCAACGTGGCGATCACTCGACCGACGTCGTCCGGTTCGCCGATGCGACCGAGCGCCGTTTGCGAGGCCAGCAGCGTCTCGAATTCTTCGCTCAAGCCGCCGCCCAGTTCGGTGCGAATGGCGCCGGGCGAGACGGCATTGGCACGGATGCGTCGCTCACCAAACTCCTTGGCCATGTAGCGAGTCAGTACTTCCAGTCCGCCCTTGAAAGCGGCATAAGGCGCCACGCCTGGCGTGACCACCCGTGTCGTCGCGCTGGTCAGGTTGACGATGCTTGCGCCCTCCTCCATCAGCGGCAGCAAGGCCTGGGTCAGGAAGAACGGGCCCTTGAGGTGAACGTTCATGAGGTCGTCGAACTGCGCCTCGGTGACCGTCTCAAGCGGATTGAACAGGCCGTGGCCGGCATTGTTGACCAGACCACCCAAGGTGGTGGTTTGCCAGTTCGATTGCAGCGCCTCTCGTACCGCATCGACGAACACGCCGAAGCGCCCGGCATGGCTGACATCCAGTTCAAGGGCGACGGCATGACCACCTTCGGACTTGATGCGCTGAACCACCGAATCCGCCGCTTGCACGTTGCTCTTGTAGGTCAGGATGACGCCCATTCCACGCCGGGCACAGTGCACTGCGGCGCTGGCACCAATGCCTCGACTGCCGCCGGTAATGACGATAACGCTCATGGCTTGCTCCACTGTCAATCAGATGAGCAACCACGGTAACCATAGACCCTCGGGCGAGCGCAGCCGTTACTACTCCAATCCTGCCTGTTTCTGCTTTTCGCTTGCGCCGTGCGTCCCCCTGCGGTCAGATGTCTCCCCATGGAAAACCAACTGCATGAACTCAGA
This region of Pseudomonas mandelii genomic DNA includes:
- a CDS encoding DUF7693 family protein, with the protein product MPPLTAREVYQQLRDAALELRPLSRLARQPEPGHVHVDIEGWRLSLGVDGARLLHCQRCLAPDGREGELDRWQRYGTDPVSLLSTWELAQIERLLCLQRQP
- a CDS encoding VOC family protein, whose amino-acid sequence is MLDHVFISVSDTQRSVNFYTAALTPLGITHSLDFDGKDGPPGHPDLKGFGAQGRVFFWLREGVVEGRAAHVGFVANSRGEVDAAYAAAMKAGATDNGAPGARLHYDPNYYAANVLDPDGYSLEFVYKNWQHRQ
- a CDS encoding SDR family NAD(P)-dependent oxidoreductase, producing the protein MSVIVITGGSRGIGASAAVHCARRGMGVILTYKSNVQAADSVVQRIKSEGGHAVALELDVSHAGRFGVFVDAVREALQSNWQTTTLGGLVNNAGHGLFNPLETVTEAQFDDLMNVHLKGPFFLTQALLPLMEEGASIVNLTSATTRVVTPGVAPYAAFKGGLEVLTRYMAKEFGERRIRANAVSPGAIRTELGGGLSEEFETLLASQTALGRIGEPDDVGRVIATLLSEESAWINAQSIEVSGGYII